A region from the Papaver somniferum cultivar HN1 unplaced genomic scaffold, ASM357369v1 unplaced-scaffold_125, whole genome shotgun sequence genome encodes:
- the LOC113331150 gene encoding uncharacterized protein LOC113331150 isoform X2 produces MNNKNNVSSKKVSSKNSQGKSIAKVVYTPLKDLRFKQTQNKTIKVKVPKVWISQSNKTGEVWGLEAHVIDEEGTQIQLKVNVDNIDLFRGKFLDGCVYSIQRFTFQVPTGGYRIVPFHYFMWLNKYAKIQQLEVDASTFPIERFTFLPLEMVPGRKNENHFYTNVIGRLHSISNVVGKQVEERGETKEVNMREIYIADERLGKETEEIEEIHLEQEKDPFEDKITLYEASQMLLDYENKNKEFFCEASIVRFNEGKGWYYIACKKCKKQVQNNDGKISCPKCIKTFDGKVLTWYRITVRIKDNTEYADFTIFGFNVEKMLKYTAAEHVDYAERCEKLGEPDKAKQVFDKLIGEKFGFKLKITEENIQKQSDDYTVLKVHTIVKKKRPPVTNWVRKHHKKKNNRRSCF; encoded by the exons ATGAACAACAAGAACAACGTTTCTTCAAAGAAGGTTTCTTCCAAGAATAGCCAAG GAAAATCTATTGCGAAGGTAGTGTACACACCACTGAAAGACCTGAGATTCAAACAAACTCAAAACAAGACAATAAAGGTGAAAGTACCGAAAGTCTGGATATCTCAGTCCAACAAAACCGGTGAAGTTTGGGGCCTAGAAGCGCACGTAATAGATGAGGAA GGAACGCAGATTCAACTTAAGGTGAACGTAGATAACATTGATTTGTTCCGAGGAAAATTTTTGGATGGATGTGTATACTCCATTCAACGTTTTACCTTTCAGGTTCCAACCGGAGGATACAGAATTGTACCTTTCCACTATTTTATGTGGCTGAATAAATACGCCAAAATACAGCAGCTAGAAGTGGATGCATCCACTTTTCCAATAGAAAGATTCACTTTCTTGCCTCTGGAGATGGTACCTggaaggaaaaatgaaaaccACTTCTATACAA ATGTAATTGGACGATTGCACTCCATATCTAACGTCGTTGGCAAGCAAGTTGAGGAACGTGGTGAGACGAAAGAAGTCAACATGCGAGAGATTTACATCGCCGATGAAAG ACTTGGAAAAGAAACTGAAGAGATAGAAGAGATACACCTTGAACAAGAGAAAGATCCTTTTGAAGACAAAATTACCCTATATGAAGCCAGTCAGATGCTGCTAGACTATGAAAATAAG AACAAGGAGTTTTTTTGTGAAGCATCCATTGTCCGATTCAACGAGGGAAAGGGTTGGTACTACATTGCTTGCAAAAAATGCAAAAAACAAGTGCAAAACAATGATGGAAAGATTTCTTGCCCCAAATGCATAAAGACCTTTGATGGAAAAGTACTGACATG GTACCGGATCACAGTAAGGATCAAGGATAACACAGAATATGCGGATTTTACAATTTTCGGATTTAATGTAGAGAAGATGTTGAAATATACTGCAGCTGAACATGTCGACTACGCTGAGCGTTGCGAGAAG CTAGGAGAACCAGACAAAGCTAAACAGGTGTTTGATAAGCTGATTGGAGAAAAGTTCGGATTTAAGCTAAAGATAACCGAAGAAAACATCCAGAAACAGTCCGACGATTATACAGTTTTGAAAGTTCATactattgttaaaaaaaaaagaccgccAGTGACCAATTGGGTCCgaaaacaccacaaaaagaaaaacaacagaagATCATGCTTTTAG
- the LOC113331150 gene encoding uncharacterized protein LOC113331150 isoform X1, with protein sequence MNNKNNVSSKKVSSKNSQGKSIAKVVYTPLKDLRFKQTQNKTIKVKVPKVWISQSNKTGEVWGLEAHVIDEEGTQIQLKVNVDNIDLFRGKFLDGCVYSIQRFTFQVPTGGYRIVPFHYFMWLNKYAKIQQLEVDASTFPIERFTFLPLEMVPGRKNENHFYTNVIGRLHSISNVVGKQVEERGETKEVNMREIYIADERGKTMKITIWGELATTIEDGMLDSNQNVAVVIIITGTFVKERMGFISLSTTQASRIFVNLDSEQVQEFRMLLGKETEEIEEIHLEQEKDPFEDKITLYEASQMLLDYENKNKEFFCEASIVRFNEGKGWYYIACKKCKKQVQNNDGKISCPKCIKTFDGKVLTWYRITVRIKDNTEYADFTIFGFNVEKMLKYTAAEHVDYAERCEKLGEPDKAKQVFDKLIGEKFGFKLKITEENIQKQSDDYTVLKVHTIVKKKRPPVTNWVRKHHKKKNNRRSCF encoded by the exons ATGAACAACAAGAACAACGTTTCTTCAAAGAAGGTTTCTTCCAAGAATAGCCAAG GAAAATCTATTGCGAAGGTAGTGTACACACCACTGAAAGACCTGAGATTCAAACAAACTCAAAACAAGACAATAAAGGTGAAAGTACCGAAAGTCTGGATATCTCAGTCCAACAAAACCGGTGAAGTTTGGGGCCTAGAAGCGCACGTAATAGATGAGGAA GGAACGCAGATTCAACTTAAGGTGAACGTAGATAACATTGATTTGTTCCGAGGAAAATTTTTGGATGGATGTGTATACTCCATTCAACGTTTTACCTTTCAGGTTCCAACCGGAGGATACAGAATTGTACCTTTCCACTATTTTATGTGGCTGAATAAATACGCCAAAATACAGCAGCTAGAAGTGGATGCATCCACTTTTCCAATAGAAAGATTCACTTTCTTGCCTCTGGAGATGGTACCTggaaggaaaaatgaaaaccACTTCTATACAA ATGTAATTGGACGATTGCACTCCATATCTAACGTCGTTGGCAAGCAAGTTGAGGAACGTGGTGAGACGAAAGAAGTCAACATGCGAGAGATTTACATCGCCGATGAAAG GGGAAAAACGATGAAGATAACTATATGGGGTGAATTAGCGACTACTATTGAGGATGGAATGCTAGATAGTAACCAAAATGTCGCAGTGGTCATAATAATCACTGGAACATTTGTGAAAGAGCGCATGG GTTTCATTAGTCTTTCCACCACACAAGCATCACGAATATTTGTGAATTTGGATAGTGAACAAGTTCAGGAATTTAGAATGCT ACTTGGAAAAGAAACTGAAGAGATAGAAGAGATACACCTTGAACAAGAGAAAGATCCTTTTGAAGACAAAATTACCCTATATGAAGCCAGTCAGATGCTGCTAGACTATGAAAATAAG AACAAGGAGTTTTTTTGTGAAGCATCCATTGTCCGATTCAACGAGGGAAAGGGTTGGTACTACATTGCTTGCAAAAAATGCAAAAAACAAGTGCAAAACAATGATGGAAAGATTTCTTGCCCCAAATGCATAAAGACCTTTGATGGAAAAGTACTGACATG GTACCGGATCACAGTAAGGATCAAGGATAACACAGAATATGCGGATTTTACAATTTTCGGATTTAATGTAGAGAAGATGTTGAAATATACTGCAGCTGAACATGTCGACTACGCTGAGCGTTGCGAGAAG CTAGGAGAACCAGACAAAGCTAAACAGGTGTTTGATAAGCTGATTGGAGAAAAGTTCGGATTTAAGCTAAAGATAACCGAAGAAAACATCCAGAAACAGTCCGACGATTATACAGTTTTGAAAGTTCATactattgttaaaaaaaaaagaccgccAGTGACCAATTGGGTCCgaaaacaccacaaaaagaaaaacaacagaagATCATGCTTTTAG